GACCGAGTAAAGTTCAGAGAAATAAATCCGAATATTATTTTTTGAGGCTATGGCTTACTTACCATCTACCGTGCGAATCAATTAATGTGGCTTTAAATAAAACCCGCCAAAAATAGGGGCTTTGTTTTATTTCAACATATCATAATACGCTTTTTCAATACTCTCCTGATGTGAAGGGTGGGCTATTCTTACCATAGCTTCTGTTCGCTGTCTTAGGGTTTTACCATATAAATCGGCAATACCGTTTTCAGTAATGATATATTGCACGTGAGAACGGGTAGAAACCACACCAGCGCCTTGTTTTAAATAAGGAACGATTCGACTTTCTCCTCTTTTAGTTGTAGAAGGGAGTGCAATGATGGCTTTTCCCCCTTCACTTAACGAAGCCCCTCGAATAAAATCCATTTGACCTCCTACACCGGAGTACAGGTGTGGACCAATAGAATCGGCACATACTTGCCCAGTAACATCTACTTCTATAGCCGAATTAATAGCTATCATTTTAGGGTTTTTTCGAATGCGCGCGGTATCATTGACCATAGAGGATTCCTTCATTTCGATAAACGGATTATCATGCACAAAATCATACAACCGTTTAGAACCCACTAGGAATGTAGCTAAGACTCTGCCTCGTAGTGTCCCTTTGTAATTACAATTAATGACATCACTTTCGATTAAATCAATAACTCCATCAGAGAACATTTCGGTATGTAATCCTAAATCTTTATGGTTTTTAAGTTTGCTCAGTGCGGCATTCGGAATAGAACCGATACCCATTTGCAACGTACTTTTATCTTCAATTAAAGAAGCAATATACTCGCCTATTTTTTCTTCTTCTTTAGAAAATGAAGAGGGTTCATGACTATAAATAGGCACATCTACTTCAACCAAATAATCAATTTCATCCACGTGCAAAATACCATCCCCAAAAGTTCTAGGCATTTGCGGATTGACTTGCGCAATAACAGTTTTTGCATTTTCAATGGCGGCCACTGTGGCTTCTATAGAAACTCCTAGAGAACAATATCCATGTCTATCGGGTGGCGAAACATGAATGAAGGCAACATCAATAGGCAACACATTTTTCC
The window above is part of the Flavobacterium sp. N1994 genome. Proteins encoded here:
- a CDS encoding acetyl-CoA hydrolase/transferase family protein, yielding MTQYVTAAEAVKVVKSNDRVYLQAAAAAPTILSKALAERASELRNVEVCHLHTEGEAHYAKPELAESFHVNSFFIGANVRHTLVAGNGSYTPVFLSELPHLFRKNVLPIDVAFIHVSPPDRHGYCSLGVSIEATVAAIENAKTVIAQVNPQMPRTFGDGILHVDEIDYLVEVDVPIYSHEPSSFSKEEEKIGEYIASLIEDKSTLQMGIGSIPNAALSKLKNHKDLGLHTEMFSDGVIDLIESDVINCNYKGTLRGRVLATFLVGSKRLYDFVHDNPFIEMKESSMVNDTARIRKNPKMIAINSAIEVDVTGQVCADSIGPHLYSGVGGQMDFIRGASLSEGGKAIIALPSTTKRGESRIVPYLKQGAGVVSTRSHVQYIITENGIADLYGKTLRQRTEAMVRIAHPSHQESIEKAYYDMLK